The genomic DNA GACCTGATCATTCGCAACCTGCACGCATCGATCGACGGTGCAGAGATCCTGAAGGGCGTCGACCTCGAGCTCTCCAAGGGCGAGGTGCACGCCATCATGGGCCCCAACGGCTCCGGCAAGTCCACGCTCGCGCACGTTCTCATGGGCCATCCGTCGTACGAGGTGACCGACGGCGAGGTCGAGTTCCAGGGTGAGCAGCTGCTCGAGCTGGAGCCCGACGAGCGCGCCCGGCTGGGCCTCTTCCTCGCGTTCCAGTACCCGTCCGCCATCCCCGGGGTGACGGTCGCGAACTTCCTGCGCCTGGCCGCGAACGCGCATCGCCGCGGGCCCGACGGCGAGGAGAACCCGGTTCGCATCCCGGAGTTCCGCAAGATGCTGCAGGAGAACATGGACGCCCTCAAGATCGACCGCGGGATGACCAGCCGATACCTCAACGACGGCTTTTCGGGCGGCGAGAAGAAGCGCATGGAGATGCTGCAGATGGCGATGCTCCGCCCGCAGATCGCGATCCTGGACGAGACCGACTCCGGGCTCGACATCGACGCGCTGCGGATCGTGTCCGACGGGGTCAACCAGCTGGTCGGGCCCGACATGGGCGCGCTCGTGATCACCCACTACTCGCGGCTGCTCAAGTACATCAAGCCGCACCACATCCACGTGCTCATCGAAGGCCGCATCGTCCGCTCCGCGGGCCCTGAGCTGGCCGACGAACTGGAGCGCGAGGGCTATGCGCCGTACGGCGTGCAGGAGGCGGCTGTCTGATGGCTGAATTGACGCGCGAAGAGCAGGAGGCCGTCGCCCTCGGCGATTATAAGTACGGCTTCCACGACGACT from Gaiellales bacterium includes the following:
- the sufC gene encoding Fe-S cluster assembly ATPase SufC; the encoded protein is MPDLIIRNLHASIDGAEILKGVDLELSKGEVHAIMGPNGSGKSTLAHVLMGHPSYEVTDGEVEFQGEQLLELEPDERARLGLFLAFQYPSAIPGVTVANFLRLAANAHRRGPDGEENPVRIPEFRKMLQENMDALKIDRGMTSRYLNDGFSGGEKKRMEMLQMAMLRPQIAILDETDSGLDIDALRIVSDGVNQLVGPDMGALVITHYSRLLKYIKPHHIHVLIEGRIVRSAGPELADELEREGYAPYGVQEAAV